A region of the Verrucomicrobiota bacterium genome:
AACTCCTCGGACTTGTTCAACAAAGGACATAGATCATGCTACGATGATCTACGATCCTTTAACTGTTGGAGTCTCACGAAGAAACAGCTGGAATGCTTCATGACCATTATGAGTCGGTTTCGCAATTCCGAGGGGAGACACATCAAACCACCGGCTTACCATGTCCTGCGGAGGAATCGAGCGTGGACGGTTTGCAGTGATCGATCCATTCTCGTAGGTCGCACGCACAATTGTATTCTCGTATGGGCGCCACTCACCGGCGATGGTGATGCGACTGTCGTGCTCAAATGCTGGCTTCTGCTGGTAGAATTGCTCTTCATTCAGTGCAGCTACACGAATGGATAGCTTATCTTCGATTAATACTTTTTCCACATCGAACTCCGTCCGATGAGAATCGTAGCTTCCATACTGAAACGAAACTTCTCCGTGATTCTCGAAGACCGGTGCTATGATTTGGTTATTGATGATACCGGCCGGACTACCCAGGCCGAACAGGATCGAATTCGCCCCGCGATTAATCACAACCCGACTGGTGTTGTAAGAATCCATCGCGACGATGGTCGGAAAATAATTACGTGTAAGGTCAGCTGCCGCCAAGCCACGCACACGGGTATTTTGAGTCGGCCTGGTAAACTGCGCATCCAAAACCCCGCCAACTGATCTCGACTCATCCGGATTGGCGAAATTGCCTCCGATACCGAGGACTTCGGTATTTGCCGTGTAGACCAGCAGCTCCTGCAAATCCGTGGATCCGGTATCGTCCATAAACTCTTCGGTGACAACACTGATTGTAGCCGCGATATCCCTCAACGGAGTTTTCAAGCGGGTTCCAGCCAGGGAAGACCGGGCCAGGTAACCCACGTTCTCCTGTTCATCAATGGTGAAAGGACTTAAGGTAAAAACGTCTTCATCGTCTTCTTGGGCAGTTAACGGGGATAGTCCGCCGACTATACCGAGAGTTAGTACAGCGATTAGCGCGTACAGCAGTCTGTTATTTTTGAGTTTCATAGGGATGATTTGTTATTTTTGGGGTTGGAAAGAAATTGAGTATCAGTGATCCTCAGCCTATCGGAAAAACTATAAAGAGCGTCGTTAGAATAGTTCGAATAGGATAAGTCTCAAGGAGAACTCATAGGTAAATTAGGTGGGGGGAAGGAGTCAAGGATTAGATATCCAATTTTGGATATTTGATATAAAGTTGAAATCATCTCCCAAGCAGACAGGAATTTAGAGGCTTATACACATTTTAAAGACACGGAAGCCACGGGAGAGCTAAAGGTTTCAAACGTATTTCCCGGCCATGATTTCCAGCTGCCAGCCGTTTTGTAAGAGAGGAGCTTGCTCCCGATAACGAAGGTCTTTTGTTTCACGGATCGGGAGCAAGCTCCTCTCCTACAGTCAATTAATGTACCTCTGAAATTACGGAAGTTATGTAAAAGACTATGGCATCTTGCCGGTGCACCAAACAGGCCAGTCGTCGCTATTTGGAGCTATGACGCGGCGCGGCAGGACGCCTGTTCTACCCTATTTTGCCTAACGAGGGTGCAATTTCGAAAGAACTCATACACTATTTGTAGAACGATGACAATAGGGTCAAAGAACGATGACAATAGGGTCAATGATCAATTATCAAGTGAACCAACCGCCAGACTAACGCTCGGTCAGTTTTTCACCGGACTATATAAAACTTAATTCAGACCAAGGTATCCGTGAACAACAATCGCTGATAGATACTTGATGATTGACTATTGACCCTGTCGGCTAGTCCCTGATCGACTTAATCCACGCCAAAGGATCCAGCTGCATGGTCGGCTCCTCGCGCTACCTGGACCGTGAATTAAAAACCTTGGGACAACCCTCAACTCATTTGAAAGCTTCCTACGAGAAGTTGCTTGCCACAGGCATCGACATCATCGAAACCGACCTGCCGATTCAGGTCAGTGAACTTATATATCAAAACACTAAGGTGCCAACCCACAAAGCCAGGTTTTTCAAATAGCCTGGATAGACGGTTCAAATCTGGAAACCGAACCTTGGGATATATATTCAACTGTAGGGGTAGGTTTATGCCGCCCTAATAACTTTAATGAGGGATCGCGGCGTAAAGCCGCTCCTACAATTAGAAAGACCATCGAACTTTCCTTAGTTCACATGAGATCGATTTTCAAACGCTCCCACTTTTTTTGGAAAGAAACTTTATCGAACACCTCAGGATTGATTGAACTACGAGGGCGCCGTCCTTGAGCGAGATCGATGATGCTTTGGCTGGCAGTAGAACCAATGTCTCGAAACAGTTCATGGGTCCACGCGATACTATGGGGTGCTAAAATTACGTTATCCAATTCACCAAATCGATGTGGGCTGTTAATGGGTTCTCCCACAAAACAATCGAGCGCCGCGCCTGCTATTTGATCTGAACTAAGCACTTCAAAAAGAGCGTCCTCGTTGATGATACCACCACGCGCTGTGTTGATCAGATAAGCGGTCGGTTTCATCAGAGATAATTCGTGATGCGATATTAGATTTGTCGTCTGTTCGTTCAAAGGACAATGCACGCTCACAAAATCTGCCTGCTCCATGAGTTCGTTGAGTTCGACCAAATCCACCCCAAGTTCAGATGCTGCCTGGGCATCTAGAAACGGGTCAAAAGCCAAGGGGCGATTCATGCCAAATCCGTCCAAAAGTTTTACCAGGGTGCGTCCGATACCACCCAGACCAACAATCCCAAGTGTATGTCCGCGCAACTCAGATCCCATAAAACCACTACGTCTGTCCCACTGGCCTTCACGCACCAGCCGATCTTTCATGCGCATGTTATGGCTCAAGGCGATCATCCAGCCAACCGTCGCCTCGGCAACAGGACGATCAACGGCACCCACCGCGGTGCAAAGAACAACGTTGGCTTCCGTGCAAGCAGCTACGTCTACTTTCTCGAAACCCACCCCGAAACGACTGACAACCAACAGGTCCTCACTTCGTGCAAGACTCGCACGGGACACCGCAGGGGTCAGCACAATCACCCCTTGGACTCCCTCCAGTTGGTCTGGCCCAATTTCGGGTCTATGTTCCTCGAAAGGCACCACCTCAATACCTTCGGTTCCTTTGAGCAGACTCAAATCGAAATCCGGGTATACCGGAACGCCATTCTTAAAACTATCCCCGGTCAACGCGACTCGAAACAGCGAACTCATAGAGCCCCTCCTTCTCCGTCCCTTGGGTCGAGACTGGTTGTCGGCATTCGATCTCGGTCGACCGCTTTTAGCGATTCATGCAGTGATCGCAAAAAGAGACCGGCGTCAGATCCGAGTCCAATCATGCGAAATCCCTGATCCCGACGCTGCTGTAAGTCCTCAATACTTTTTGTAATCAACCCGCACTGTTTCCCAGCTGCCCGAATCGTGTCCTTTAATTCTAAAATCTGTTCGGCAACTCCCGGTCCCTCCCACTGACCGCGATACCCCGCACTCGCAGAAAAATCTGCGGGGCCAAAAAACAAAACATCCACTCCGTCCAAGGCGCACATGGCCGCGACATTGGGAACCGCTTCCACACGCTCAATAAGCGGTATTACCAGCACATGCTCATTCGCAGATTCTGTATGCTCGACCAGAGCCTGTCCCCAGGCAGTAGCGCGTTCACCTCCGATACCGCGCCGTCCTTCTGGAGGGTAGCGACAATCAAGAATTGCAGCTTCCACATCTTCCACCGTTTCGACCCAGGGAACCACGATTCCATCCGCTCCGATGTCCAAAACACGTTTAGTGAGTGAAGTGCTCCTTTCCGCTATCCTGACCAACACAACCGTATCACTGCGCAGGCCTGCTCTTACGTGTTCGTTAATTTCCTTCCAACCAAGATGCCCGTGTTCGGCATCCACCACAACCCAATCCAAGCCGAGGGAAACCGCCATGTCGGTCAGTGAAGCCGACTCAAGGGTAATCCAAAGACCATAGACAGGTTCGTCCGCGGCCAGCTTAGCTCGGAGTTTTTTCAGGGCGTTGATTTTCATTTTAAAATTTCGTAACTATTACTTTGAGAAAGTAGCACGGGCATCTTGCGTGTTTATTTTTCGGAGCAAAACAGACTGGGAAGCCAGAACCATATACACACCCACCAAAATTCCTGCGGTTACATTAATTGACTGTAGGAGAGTAGCAAACGTTAGGATGAAAATAGAGCTAAAAAATAATGAATCGATTCATGAGATTAAGATATGGCTTAGTAGGTAAAGGAATAAGGCTGTAACTGTGGAAACGGAAACAACAGATGACCTGGTATACGCAGATATGAAGTAATAATGTTTTTAATCATCTGTGTCTCTTGGAGTTCATCTTTTCAATACGACTCGCTCGGCGATCGACCCCTACCTACAAAAGGCACTGCCGATTCTATTGATCATTATGTGTCAAAAAAGAAACAGGCCGGGAATCCCTTGCTACGAATTCCCGGCCCGATCGCAAAAATCTGTTTTTAATAACTCAGCGACCCACTTAGTTCGAATGTGCGCTCAGCTGGAATGCGAATGACCGGAATCGTTCCATCAGGATTTGCGACAACGGGAATAAGATCATTCTCATCCAAAAGGTTGCGGACGTTGAGCTGAATCCTCAACAAGGTATTTCTGCCGAAGTAAGGGCCGAGCTCCTTTTCCCATCCTACCCAGGCATCGACCATGGTCTCGGTCGGACCAAAATATGGGTGAGCAAGATCGGGAATGTAAACCAGATTATCCGGGGTGCTAAGTTCAGGATCGACTAGAATGGGACGACCGATGCCAATTTCGTCCTGCCAGCGCACCGCGCCACCGACGTTAAACCCCCGGAATCCGGAATTATTGTCAAAGTTGTAATTGGTCACCAGGTTCCAGCGCCACTCACGTATCTCATTGGTTTTCTTACCACCGTCCTCAGCAATCTTGATCTTGTTTGCGATGAGTCCGGTCCGGTTGGTCCAACTGCTGATTGTTTCAACTTGTCCGCTACTGGTATTGAAATCACCGTATTCAGCCAATACCGGATTCATGGTTTCTTGAATAAAAGCCGCCAGTAAGGGAGCGGTGTTGGTAGCTGATACTTCCTGTTGGGAAATATTGAACATGAGTCGCCAATTTTCAGTAAGGTTGGCCACCGCTTCGATTTCAAGCCCTTCGGACAACAGGTCGGTAGGGAAGGTCAGATTGGCCGGGAGATTCCGGACGACGAACTCTTGATCCGCGGAAAACGAGAAGTATTGTTCGAGATACTCGGAGTTACGGAAGGGATCGTAGTTGGCCAACCGAGCCATGTCGGATCTATTGGTAAGGTTGACCTCAATGTTTTCCGCACGGGATGCAGGCGCATAATTACGCAAATAAGGTCCCAGCATTCCACCAAAGTTGGTGGTTAAACCAGAGTTCTCATCGAGCTGCAGAGTCTCATACTTGTTGACCCGGATACTGAAGCGGTCGTCCAGGAACGAGACGGTGAAGCCCTTTTCCTCGGTGGATCCACTGACCGGACCGAGACTTTCACCACGCAGGTTGTTTCGCTCCGAGCCGATCTGCGAATTTTCCGATTTGGAAAAATGAAAACTGAGTCCAAATCCTCCGACAGCGTCCATCCATTCGTCGGGCACATGGGCGACCACACCCCAACTACTGGAATCGGTACTGGACTTGAAGGTAGGATCACTAGGAAGGAAGAATGCATCGGGACTGATATCCCGGGTATTATCATTATTTCGAGGGGGTTGTGGTGTCGTCCAAACCTTTACATCGTCCTCACGGTAGCCATAAGTGGCAACGAGGTGATCTTCAAGAAAACCACTATGGAGAATAAGCGCTTTACTTTCGATGTGGTTCTTCGACAAGGAACCGCCTGCGGGAAGATTCGATCGCGTGCCGAACGTACCGGTGGTAAACAGTTTCGTAACCGGATCGCGATAACTCATCGAGTAGGAATCCTGAAACTCCAGTTTAGATCGCAAGTTGGAGGCGTGGGAATCCGCCGAGCTGGACTGGTTGGCGATGCTGTCGCTCAAATAGACCAGGCTGCCAACAGCCGTTACGTTCAAAGCGTTGGGGGGGTTCCCGTTCTGCTGAAAATTATCATCCCACACGTGGTTGTAATAGGTGATGTTCCTCGCATTCCTTTTCGCGTCCTCCAAAAGAGCGGTGAGGGTGTGATCGCCCAGCAGTTCACCCCAGAAGCCATCCACTTTCTCGGTGGCATCGAATTTGAAAAAGCCCGTAAAACGGTGATTCTCAAGATCGATGCTGCTGGTAGTTGTTCTTCCGCCGTTCCCACCAGCCGATGCGAAAAGACGCCCGAAGTTTGGATTCGCATCTCCATTGGGATAGGTAACATTTACATCCACCCCGATGGCCCCAAAGCGGGAACCGTCACCAATGACATTCCAAAATCGATTACTGTAATCTTCTTTATTAAAGTGATAAGCCAGTCCGGCATTTCCTTCCAGAAAGGTTTGCTCTAAGGACCCGGTAAAGACATCGAAACTTTCCATTTCTCTTTTGTTGGGTCCGTCGAAGAGCAGGTTGCGGAAATCGAAGAGACTCGTATCAGTGATATGTTCATTCACATAAAAATCCCGCGTGGCCGATTTTGAATTACCGTTCTGATCCTTGGGTGAACCCAGCATATTTCCGTACAGCTGGTTCACTCCTCGAATTGTCACAAAGGATTGGAACCTTATACCATTGGAGGCATCCGGTCCAAACCTGTTATTAATAATGGGAACAAAAGCATCGGTGCCATTGGGAAGGGCTCCACCCGCAATCCCGAATTCGGGGCCGGCATAAACAGCAGCTGCTTCGAAAGTAAACCCAATCGGCCCCCAATACAGGTTATCCACATTCACACCGTTTTCATCATAGAGGAACAATTGGAACAGATTGTGGGGATCATGCGTTGGTTTTGCTTTGCCGGTTGGAGAGACATCGAACCACCGGGTTACCATGTCCTGCGGGGGAAGCGTACGAGGACGGTTCGCGGTAATATCACCGGATTCATAGGACAAACGGATAGTACTATTCTCAAAGGGGCGCCATTCACCGACTGCAGTGAAACGCTGGTCGTGCTCAAAAGCTGGATCCTGCTGGTACTTTCTTTCCTCATTCACGGCCATCAAACGGATTGACAATTTATCCTCGATGAGGACTTTCTCAAAATCGATTTCCCCGCGTTGTGAGTCGTAGCTGCCCACCTGAAACGAGACCTCTGCGTGATCCTCAAAGACTGGAGCTTTTATCTGGTTATTAATAATACCCGCCGGACTACCCAACCCGAATAGGATGGCATTCGCCCCGCGGTTGATAACGATACGGCTGGTGTTATAAGAATCAAAAGCGACCGAGGTCGGAAAGTATTCGCGCGTCAGGTCAGCGCTAGCCAGGCCTCTTACCCGGGTATTTTGAGCCGGATTCCTGAATTGCGAGTCCTGAACCGCGCCGACAACAATCGACGTATTGGGGTTGGCGAAGTTACCGCCGATTCCCAGGACTTCGGTGTTGGCGGTGTAGACAAGCAGTTCCTGCAAGTCCGTGGAACCGGTATCGTCCAAAAACTCTTCGGTGACAACACTAATGGTCGCGGCAATATCTCTAAGAGGAGCTTTCAGACGAGTTCCAGCCAAGGAAGACCGTGCCAGATAACCAACATTATCCTGCTCATCAATCGAGAACGGGGTTAATTCATAGATGTCTTCATCATCGTCTTCCTGGGCAGTTAACGGAGATAAGAGGGAGGCAATCCCGAGTGTCAGTACAACACATAGCGCACACAGCAGTTTATCATTTTTGAGGTTCATTTCGAGAAGTTGTTTTTATTAGGGTTAGTTTGAAATACGCGTCCGATTTTCGCATGTCACCGACTAACAAGATCTGTGGGGCGAATACTGAAAGCTAAGGAAAAACCTAAGCATGAAAAAAGAAAGAGGTAGAAGTCAAGGATTTGATCTCCATTTTTGGCTTTTGAACTTTCTTGATTTTGCCTCAGCGGGTTTTTGCGGAGTCAAGTCTGCACTTGTTTCTCCGGCCAAGGAATTGCCGATGGCCGTATATACAGGACAAGTGACGATTCCGCAGCAACACTCTTCGATTTGAGTCTTGGCGATGCAGAAGGTAGCTTGCTGCTGATTTCTACTAATTTATTGGATGCGTCGTTCTCAAATACCCGATCAGGTCACGGACCTGGCTGTCCGACATCGCGTTCAATTGCCCTTCGGGCATCATCGAAACAGGTGATGTTTGACGGGACAGTATTTCGGATTTTGCCAGGACCACTTCCTGGCCCACCATCGCCAGGGTCAGTCGTTGATCATCCTCGGCGGTGACATTCCCTGCAAAGGTCCGACCATCTTGAGTTGAGATCGTGACCAGTTGGTAGCCCTCAGGAATTTCACTACTGGGATCGATGATGTTGCTTAGAATATATGCCAAGTCAGCACGGTTCGATCCTGTGATGTCTGGACCTATAATGCCACCTTCTCCATACATCTTGTGACAGGCTGCACAGGTTTGATCGAATATCGTTTTACCATTCATGACATCGGCATGAGCCATGTATTCATCGGTCAACAAGAATTTGTAGCGGTCCATAGCCTGTTGCTTGTCTTTGCTCAACGTTTCCATGGGTCCCCACCAATCTACAAAATCCGGACCGACCAC
Encoded here:
- a CDS encoding TonB-dependent receptor plug domain-containing protein; its protein translation is MKLKNNRLLYALIAVLTLGIVGGLSPLTAQEDDEDVFTLSPFTIDEQENVGYLARSSLAGTRLKTPLRDIAATISVVTEEFMDDTGSTDLQELLVYTANTEVLGIGGNFANPDESRSVGGVLDAQFTRPTQNTRVRGLAAADLTRNYFPTIVAMDSYNTSRVVINRGANSILFGLGSPAGIINNQIIAPVFENHGEVSFQYGSYDSHRTEFDVEKVLIEDKLSIRVAALNEEQFYQQKPAFEHDSRITIAGEWRPYENTIVRATYENGSITANRPRSIPPQDMVSRWFDVSPLGIAKPTHNGHEAFQLFLRETPTVKGS
- a CDS encoding NAD(P)-dependent oxidoreductase, whose product is MSSLFRVALTGDSFKNGVPVYPDFDLSLLKGTEGIEVVPFEEHRPEIGPDQLEGVQGVIVLTPAVSRASLARSEDLLVVSRFGVGFEKVDVAACTEANVVLCTAVGAVDRPVAEATVGWMIALSHNMRMKDRLVREGQWDRRSGFMGSELRGHTLGIVGLGGIGRTLVKLLDGFGMNRPLAFDPFLDAQAASELGVDLVELNELMEQADFVSVHCPLNEQTTNLISHHELSLMKPTAYLINTARGGIINEDALFEVLSSDQIAGAALDCFVGEPINSPHRFGELDNVILAPHSIAWTHELFRDIGSTASQSIIDLAQGRRPRSSINPEVFDKVSFQKKWERLKIDLM
- a CDS encoding aldolase/citrate lyase family protein, with the protein product MKINALKKLRAKLAADEPVYGLWITLESASLTDMAVSLGLDWVVVDAEHGHLGWKEINEHVRAGLRSDTVVLVRIAERSTSLTKRVLDIGADGIVVPWVETVEDVEAAILDCRYPPEGRRGIGGERATAWGQALVEHTESANEHVLVIPLIERVEAVPNVAAMCALDGVDVLFFGPADFSASAGYRGQWEGPGVAEQILELKDTIRAAGKQCGLITKSIEDLQQRRDQGFRMIGLGSDAGLFLRSLHESLKAVDRDRMPTTSLDPRDGEGGAL